ataaaacaattaaattcaagcaaaatattgcaaaaaaaaaattaccacctacaaaatttcaactaaactttaaaatttttctttcttctcttgattttttctcctttttaaatttgtatttaatatttttctataacatataaatttgtgtgtactagtttttggaccattatcataagttatttagtgagatgagctccagatttgacttcagcactgactaatcaaacatatatgcacaaatataatattgtatagcttcctattcaaaatctgaatttaaaaggcAGAGTTGTgagatgtatttatatatgctgagcactgtatgttgttATAGGAATCTCAGTAAGAAAAGATGGAAacaattgtattatattacactTTAATGACCTTTACTTTTTGACTTTTTTGACAATCAAATATGATGGTTTAAATATGATGAATAATAATTCAAAGACCACAGAAATAATTCTGAAATTGCATATAAAGATACATTTTAATCCCACTTAAGAATGTTGAAAAAGCACTACTGTGTTCAACAAACTGCATTTGAtatcaattttaattaaatagcaTGCAGTAATGCAATTAAATGTCCAAAAAGTTACATTTTGTGCTATATTTTACCCCACAacagaaataatattttactgcacATGCATAATTTGTGACTCACAACATCAGAATGATTTTCTTAATTTCAAAAAGTTCCTATTTGTTTCTgccattacactgtaaaacatatctgttaattaactgtTGCTCCTGATCCATCGctgttttctctttatttagACTTATACGGGAGCTTGTTTTCAGCTCTGACAAATTTAGATTTAAAACTTATAACAAAATGATTCAATGATATTTTATTAGTCTGAAACTATATAAAGATGTATGTTTGGatgtataaacatataaaaaacatacaaataaaaatattcgaaattatcatataaataaaaataaacccataCAATAACATAAGTTCGGGCAGCTTATTGTACGattttgtactttaatttacATGAACAACCTAGACAattgtttcaaactattaaaatatcaataaactAATATCAATAATCAAATTTGTCAAAGCAGAGCTCGCGTATTGCATTTAtaaagtaaaaactgaatcttAAGCTACAGGAAACTGCTAATTAACAGATATTGTAGTGTAAAATTACTGATTGTACAAAAGTGCATTTGAACTTGAACAAAACGAATAGCTATAATTTATCAATAACCACATCTTCTATTTTGACTCAGCACTGTGTTTGAGGGCTTTCGGGTGATGCGTTTCCTTCCTCGCCATAAGCCAGTTTTTGATTCGTTTTTGTGGTTATTAGTCTGTGTGGATGTTGAGCTTGAAGGTGATTCTGCAGACTCTCCCGCGTCTGCGCAGTCAAACCACActcctcacacacatacagtttgtCTCTTCGCTCTTTGTAGGCGTACTGTTGAGTGACGGCGTGGATCTTCTTCAGGTGAGCCTCTAAAGAGCAGCGCTGTGTGAAGGCTTTAGCACACATAGTGCACTTATAAGGCCTCACACCTGTTGAGAGAAAAGACGAACGTGAATAgatgaaaatttatatttaaacttgtatatatttaaacattcttcaatgcggaagtaaGCTCTGTTCTGCGATTGTTTAAGGACTTCTGATTCATTTGTCTGTGGGGGACTAGGAGTAACACGGTCACActatttgctctacaaacaagtttatttatgacaattcacgaaaaaaaaacaatatataacacattggcgacacggtggcttagtggttaacactgtcgcctctcagcaagaaggtcactggttcgagtcccggctgggccagttggtatttctgtgtgtagtttgcacaTTCTGCCCGTGTTCATgtaggtttcttccgggtgctccggtttcccccttagttcaaagacatgcagtataggtcgggggtttccaaactttttagCCCACGACTcacaaaataacaatgtcagtgactCGTGACCTCCATTTTTTTTGAAGGTGgttgtaaatatacaaatgttgcacacacaacaataggcctataaacatgagcatattgacaccACAAAAAAGTGAGACTAACAACCGTATCATATTTATAGTCTTTatcaatttgtttaataaaatattaaactcaaatctcttatttttaatgttttagagTGCCATAAAGGTTGTCAGAAAATTGTTGTGTGGTTAATCTAAACACCACAGGGATCGCAATCCAATGGATAAAAAATGGAAAAGCcgatggatttttttttgtatgttgttgtcagtttttatgtaactatgaactatcttctgtgggttatggataaaatatgataattctaACAGATCAATCaaatttatttgagttttggAAATCACAAGTGACCCCCCATCATTGTCCTGCGACCCCCCAGTGGGTCCTGACCTCCACTTTGGGAGCCacaggtataggtgaattgattaaactaaaatggccgtagtttAAGTGTGTGcaagtgagtgtatgggtgtttcccagtactgggttacagctgaaacagcattcgctgtgtaaaacatatgttgtttaagttgtcggttcattcccctgtggcaaccactgataaataaagggactaagctgaaggaaaatgaatgaacgaaaaaaataagttatttttatggCTAAAAATTattggaagtgaatgagaccgtaaGTCTCGAGACAATTACGTTCCATTCCCTCTTACGTGAAAGAATAATGTCAAtattgccgtttttgtttttagattattaaagccatatttaattattattagccATATTTGcctttattatgacaggacagATGTAAGTGACATGAAGTGGGAGAGTGATGGGAAACCAAGACTCAAACTCGAGTTGCCCGCTGCACAATTGTGCTATATGTTGGTGCGttaaccactaggttattggcACCGACATATGTCTTAGGATGCTTTGCAGAAATTATGTGAGTAAATTCTGTTAAACTGTAACTAATCAGTGAAGTATTTTACAAGTGTACAATGTGTTGGCATTCATCTCCTCATCTATTCATTTATTGAGCATTTAAAGCAAACTTATTCGCATTAATAAATGACTTTGACCATAAAAACCCAAAAACTCAAAACAGTAATATTATGGGCCTCTTGTATATTACtgtactgcaggaaatacaaagaGCACCAAGTGCAACATTATTTTCAAACATACCTGTTTTTACTATGTAAATGGATTATTTATAGCAaaatcttacactgtaaaacaattcctgtaaaaaattacaatattaggCGCTATTTtgattgccagtaatactgtaaaatttacaaatgcactgtaaattaacgattacaattgtgctgtagttttacagtgtaacaaaaatTGCTagtaatgtatattttaataattttacaaacaaactgtttcttttttcaataaaaaGTTCCCCAAACAGGAAATGCAAGCCATCATTTGAAATGCAGTGGTCATGCATGGTGGATACAGGGTGGATACACTGTAACATAAACATACCGGTATGAGTACGCACATGCCTCTTCAGATCAAAAGTATCATTAAATCCCTTTCCACAGTGCTCACAGgagtatttttttgtttcactGTGGCACTTTAGATGGCGTTTCAGCATGCGTGCTGTAGTGAAAGTCTTCTGGCACACTTGACAGGATAATCCTGACTCAGCAGGTGGAATATCCACTATTTTGCTTGCATTTTCTGGGCTGGCAGGTTGATGAGATGGCATATTACCTGTAGTTAACTGAAACAGTGAAAAGAGATGTTATTCTGCTTGTTAATACtggacgtatggaatactgtaaTGGGGTCTAAGCCCTTAGTCGTTTGATTTGAGAAAATATCAATAGCCATTTTTAACCACTGATTAGACacgttaaagggacagttcacccaaaaatttaatttctgtttactgtTTACTCAGCACTAACTCAATGCAAACCTGTTTGAccttctttcttctattgaacaccaaagaagatattttgaaaaatgttgaaaaccggtaaccactgacttccatagtatttgtttttcctactatggatgtcaatggttaccggtttcca
The sequence above is drawn from the Danio aesculapii chromosome 21, fDanAes4.1, whole genome shotgun sequence genome and encodes:
- the ovol1b gene encoding putative transcription factor Ovo-like 1 — encoded protein: MPRAFLVKKVNFSAGRRSWSEVPDSARGDVYIPECLFPPYVHDVSEGSIAESSCFTAAQKNSTFLHVQSHVPSAQLPSSAAQGQPDDHKPECCIRTQSVPYMRSKIKLTTGNMPSHQPASPENASKIVDIPPAESGLSCQVCQKTFTTARMLKRHLKCHSETKKYSCEHCGKGFNDTFDLKRHVRTHTGVRPYKCTMCAKAFTQRCSLEAHLKKIHAVTQQYAYKERRDKLYVCEECGLTAQTRESLQNHLQAQHPHRLITTKTNQKLAYGEEGNASPESPQTQC